Proteins found in one Calditrichota bacterium genomic segment:
- the speB gene encoding agmatinase encodes MVIFTRVPFASRSMFGIFAGPAGSPPGGLRSSGMSMRFLGALSEHGKGGAALIGAPFDGTASYRAGARFGPAAIREASSSLETYSPFLDASLDDYDYIDLGDLELPPGSAGRTIDFVADSIRDILKRGMKPLLIGGEHTVSLGAAKALLEVHPNLTFLQLDAHTDLRDEYLEERFSHATVIRRLMDTIPADRIIRFGIRSGTREELVGSGLELPLGLEGGQRDVERVMRQLPAKGPIYVTIDLDVFDPSLVPGVGNPEPFGITYREFIQIARILSRLNVVGADVVELAPHYDSSGVSSVVAASVVRELFLVLLTSRS; translated from the coding sequence ATGGTGATATTCACGAGGGTGCCTTTTGCCTCCCGCAGTATGTTCGGGATATTTGCGGGGCCGGCGGGCAGCCCTCCGGGCGGCCTTAGAAGCAGCGGGATGAGTATGCGTTTCCTGGGAGCACTCTCGGAGCATGGCAAGGGCGGCGCGGCGCTTATAGGTGCGCCGTTCGACGGCACGGCCTCCTACCGCGCCGGTGCACGGTTCGGGCCGGCGGCTATCCGCGAGGCTTCGTCAAGCCTTGAGACCTATAGCCCGTTCCTTGACGCGAGTCTCGACGATTACGATTATATCGACCTCGGCGACCTCGAACTGCCGCCCGGATCAGCCGGCCGGACGATAGACTTCGTCGCCGATAGCATTCGTGATATTTTGAAGCGAGGGATGAAGCCGCTCCTGATCGGCGGAGAGCATACCGTTTCGCTTGGCGCCGCCAAAGCGCTCCTCGAAGTCCACCCCAACCTCACCTTCCTTCAACTCGACGCCCACACCGACCTGCGTGACGAATACCTCGAAGAGAGATTTAGCCATGCAACCGTCATCCGGAGGTTGATGGATACGATTCCGGCCGACCGGATCATTCGGTTCGGCATTCGATCCGGGACGCGCGAAGAACTGGTCGGCTCCGGACTGGAACTGCCGCTTGGCCTTGAAGGCGGTCAGCGGGATGTCGAGCGGGTCATGCGCCAACTACCGGCGAAGGGGCCGATCTATGTGACGATAGACCTCGACGTCTTCGATCCCTCTCTTGTGCCCGGTGTAGGCAATCCTGAACCGTTCGGGATCACCTATCGCGAGTTCATCCAGATCGCCCGCATCCTGTCGCGCCTTAATGTCGTCGGCGCGGACGTCGTCGAATTGGCGCCCCACTACGACTCGTCGGGGGTCTCTTCGGTTGTTGCGGCTTCTGTGGTGCGGGAACTCTTCCTAGTCCTGCTGACCAGCCGGTCATAG
- a CDS encoding pyridoxal phosphate-dependent aminotransferase produces MPSPSSLSRQPLPPTVWNQIESEAARQAAIGRDVVCLHVGDAHRPFPAALLTPVEGEDTIFGQLNRYGDTYGERALREALIERAVARGLPIVGIEQIQITAGATGGLYSAFSRLMPRGAEVLTPAPYWSILRQVADAAGVHLIEVPFFDRLAAEPSLDPASLLESHLTERTAGIYLNTPSNPTGMLLGRDLLMRLADFAGRNDLWIFSDEAYQDFVWSGDEHVSIGSLPGTFERTVTVGTASKCFGASGMRVGWVMAPAWVVSQINRGVVGSVYQAGRSAQLMAWRGLQRFTPTVGQFRDDYGATYQWASEAIEARTLPCLGGFYFWVELGDGWEQLSAEDQVGRMLEAGVALAPGEYFGRDYRNWARLCFTVVPPDRLREGVARLNRLLG; encoded by the coding sequence ATGCCCTCACCTTCATCGCTCTCGCGCCAGCCCTTGCCGCCTACAGTTTGGAATCAAATCGAATCCGAAGCCGCCCGCCAGGCCGCCATCGGCCGCGACGTCGTCTGCCTCCATGTCGGCGATGCGCATCGACCCTTCCCGGCAGCGCTCCTGACGCCGGTTGAGGGCGAGGATACTATCTTTGGACAACTCAATCGCTATGGCGACACCTACGGGGAGCGAGCGTTGCGGGAAGCGCTTATCGAACGCGCAGTTGCACGAGGACTTCCGATCGTCGGCATCGAGCAGATACAGATCACCGCCGGCGCCACGGGGGGCCTTTATTCGGCCTTCTCCCGACTAATGCCGCGCGGAGCCGAAGTGCTCACCCCGGCGCCTTATTGGTCGATTCTGCGACAGGTCGCAGACGCTGCCGGAGTGCACCTTATCGAAGTGCCCTTCTTCGACCGCCTGGCAGCCGAGCCAAGCCTCGACCCGGCGTCGCTGCTCGAGAGCCATCTTACCGAGCGGACTGCCGGCATTTACCTGAACACGCCGTCGAATCCAACCGGTATGTTGCTCGGACGGGACCTTTTGATGAGGTTAGCCGACTTTGCAGGTCGTAATGACCTCTGGATCTTCTCCGATGAGGCTTATCAGGACTTCGTCTGGTCGGGTGATGAGCACGTATCCATCGGCTCGCTGCCCGGAACGTTCGAGCGGACGGTAACAGTCGGGACGGCGTCCAAGTGCTTTGGCGCGTCGGGAATGCGGGTCGGCTGGGTGATGGCTCCGGCGTGGGTTGTGTCGCAGATCAACCGGGGTGTCGTAGGATCGGTCTATCAAGCCGGCCGGTCGGCGCAACTGATGGCCTGGCGCGGTCTGCAGCGATTTACACCGACGGTCGGCCAGTTCCGGGATGACTATGGCGCTACGTATCAGTGGGCAAGTGAGGCAATAGAGGCCCGGACGCTGCCCTGCTTGGGCGGATTCTACTTTTGGGTAGAATTAGGCGACGGGTGGGAACAACTCTCCGCAGAGGATCAAGTTGGTCGCATGCTTGAGGCGGGTGTTGCCCTCGCGCCCGGTGAGTATTTCGGCAGGGACTACCGCAACT
- a CDS encoding arginine decarboxylase, pyruvoyl-dependent, translating into MALKVPNRYLLVAGAGDAATSLNAFDRALIASGAGNFNLVKVTSIMPPGAVPGRIDSIPPGMIVHAALGSHTSRHKGGHIAAAVAIGLPVDPTQPGVIMEGHFEMEADEAERLVRSMAEQALRDRRSEILRVESVSAGHQVVDHGAALAAVLLWHEE; encoded by the coding sequence GTGGCGCTGAAGGTTCCCAACCGCTATCTGCTCGTCGCCGGAGCCGGGGATGCGGCCACCTCGCTCAATGCCTTCGACCGGGCGCTGATCGCTTCCGGCGCGGGCAATTTCAACCTCGTTAAGGTCACCAGCATTATGCCGCCGGGCGCGGTTCCGGGCCGGATCGACTCGATCCCGCCGGGGATGATCGTCCATGCGGCGCTCGGAAGCCACACCTCCCGGCACAAGGGCGGTCATATTGCGGCAGCCGTCGCGATCGGTCTGCCGGTCGATCCGACCCAGCCTGGCGTCATTATGGAGGGGCACTTTGAAATGGAGGCGGACGAAGCCGAGCGTCTCGTCCGGTCGATGGCTGAGCAAGCCCTTCGCGATCGCCGTTCGGAGATCCTTCGCGTTGAGAGCGTCTCTGCCGGGCATCAGGTCGTCGATCATGGCGCGGCGCTGGCGGCAGTGTTGCTCTGGCACGAGGAGTAA
- a CDS encoding helix-turn-helix domain-containing protein: protein MQDSFILDIGRRIRNLRSAADLTQDELAGRADLTDGFISQVERGRTSLSIDSLKQILDALNISLAEFFRDVEPVRVTFTSRDQAEIEDGEGNLALLVPGATNRRMEPALLHLPPGASSALRSPYQGDAFGYLVQGRAVLLYGTDQFKVRAGDCFYVTADREHRIGNPYRAKATLLWVTSPPNF, encoded by the coding sequence TTGCAGGATTCGTTCATACTCGATATCGGTCGCCGAATTCGTAACTTACGGAGCGCGGCTGACCTTACACAGGACGAACTGGCCGGTCGCGCCGATCTGACCGACGGCTTCATCAGCCAGGTGGAGCGTGGTCGGACGTCGCTCTCGATCGATAGTCTGAAGCAAATCCTCGACGCGCTCAATATCTCGCTGGCCGAGTTCTTCCGCGACGTCGAGCCGGTGCGGGTTACCTTCACCTCGCGCGATCAGGCCGAGATCGAGGATGGGGAAGGCAATCTGGCGCTGCTCGTTCCGGGAGCGACCAACCGCCGGATGGAGCCGGCGCTGCTGCACCTGCCGCCGGGCGCGTCATCGGCACTCCGGTCGCCCTATCAGGGGGATGCCTTCGGCTACCTTGTTCAAGGCCGGGCGGTGCTGCTGTATGGGACGGATCAATTCAAGGTGCGGGCGGGGGACTGTTTCTATGTCACCGCCGATCGCGAGCATCGGATCGGCAATCCTTATCGCGCGAAGGCGACTCTGCTTTGGGTCACATCTCCGCCGAACTTTTAG
- the speE gene encoding polyamine aminopropyltransferase, protein MTTSSTPGRLWFTEYHTPDFGITFRVRETLARRVNAFQTVDILDTVEMGRMLVIDGLVMTSERDEAPYHEMLVHVPMFAHPDPKRVLVIGGGDGGSLREIVKHRSVERVVQVEIDNDVVELCREYLPGIAAAYDHPKVELVIGDAIAALKDMKAEFDVIVVDGSDPVGPAEGLFGRPFFTDLRDALSEGGLAAGQIGSPFLSGPRVTATIGLVRDIFADGALYLAHTPTYLPGLWSFFAAAKEGNFPRSADKVRYSTFSAPLRYYNGDIHEGAFCLPQYVRDICGAGGQPSGRP, encoded by the coding sequence TTGACCACCTCATCGACCCCCGGCCGGCTCTGGTTCACAGAGTATCACACTCCTGACTTTGGCATAACCTTCCGGGTCCGCGAGACGCTGGCGCGGCGGGTGAATGCCTTTCAAACCGTCGATATCCTGGACACGGTAGAGATGGGTCGGATGCTGGTCATCGACGGCCTGGTGATGACCTCCGAGCGCGATGAAGCGCCCTACCACGAGATGCTGGTGCACGTTCCGATGTTCGCTCATCCCGATCCCAAGCGAGTCCTTGTGATCGGCGGCGGCGACGGCGGGTCGCTGCGGGAGATCGTCAAGCACAGGAGCGTGGAGAGAGTGGTTCAGGTCGAGATCGACAACGATGTCGTTGAACTGTGCCGCGAGTATCTGCCCGGAATAGCGGCGGCCTATGACCATCCCAAGGTCGAACTGGTGATCGGGGATGCCATTGCGGCGCTGAAAGATATGAAAGCGGAGTTCGACGTGATTGTGGTCGATGGCTCGGACCCGGTCGGTCCGGCCGAGGGGCTCTTTGGGCGGCCTTTTTTCACCGACTTACGGGACGCCCTGAGTGAGGGCGGGCTGGCAGCCGGGCAGATCGGGTCGCCCTTCCTGTCGGGACCGCGCGTAACGGCAACGATCGGTCTGGTGCGCGACATATTTGCCGACGGCGCGCTCTATCTGGCGCACACGCCGACCTATCTGCCGGGGCTGTGGAGTTTCTTTGCCGCGGCGAAGGAGGGGAACTTCCCGCGGTCGGCTGACAAAGTGAGATACAGCACTTTCTCTGCGCCACTGCGCTATTATAATGGTGATATTCACGAGGGTGCCTTTTGCCTCCCGCAGTATGTTCGGGATATTTGCGGGGCCGGCGGGCAGCCCTCCGGGCGGCCTTAG
- the speD gene encoding adenosylmethionine decarboxylase produces the protein MQALGRQLMVEYHGCSSTLLDDVDHVRRSMLEAANATGATVVGEIFHRFSPWGVSGVVVIAESHLAIHTWPEYGYAAVDLFTCGSDIDPYRGFDVLRHAFGGGRFEVREFKRGQIANSGQPLYHKPLPAVAAAIEV, from the coding sequence ATGCAGGCTTTGGGACGGCAGTTGATGGTGGAATACCACGGCTGCTCGAGCACCCTCCTCGACGACGTCGATCACGTTCGGCGTTCGATGCTCGAGGCGGCAAATGCCACCGGCGCTACGGTGGTGGGGGAGATCTTCCACCGTTTCAGCCCCTGGGGGGTGAGCGGCGTTGTGGTAATCGCCGAGTCGCATCTGGCGATTCATACCTGGCCGGAATATGGCTATGCGGCGGTCGATCTCTTCACCTGCGGCAGCGACATCGACCCCTATCGCGGGTTCGATGTGCTGCGCCATGCCTTCGGCGGAGGTCGCTTTGAGGTGCGCGAGTTCAAGCGCGGACAGATCGCAAATTCTGGCCAGCCGCTCTATCACAAACCCCTGCCTGCCGTCGCGGCCGCCATCGAAGTCTAA
- a CDS encoding T9SS type A sorting domain-containing protein: MVKNTVHIVVWVVLAVSILTVEEANSRGANRSAVILTAGRSQQDTGATFSSIGRCQQDAGATFSSAGRSQQDAGATFSAEGEDYLVGIGLGALLESGELVEVVLTQPPLGKRVVYQQTYGGYPVLGGALIVRFDREGRIISHFNSLAAWKERPAVTISLDREAAVAEALRMTGNRPLRDDASAEVAILPRDGRPVAVWQVELPVAAPPADLEVLIDALTGGVLQVEDRLARIDGRGLIFDPDPKSALGTDTLRDEDDAADAIPEAAYRQVLLENLAQDDDGLYILRGPYVDATLSPDPARLESPDFLFDRSDRRFEQVMGYYHLDRYARYLIDVIELVDIVPQPQRIAANGVEDDMSFYSPFTGLITTGSGGVDDGEDADVWIHEYTHALIEAILPRWRGGDSGLMAEGLCDYFAGDRSRAVVPDFQPEWIYNWDGHNEFWGGRVLDADYTYPEDAGRERHDAGQLWSAFLTEIARSVENSDLWNSIVIGHLASLGDSVSVPDAAMALLSNELALAEGRYRRQILEPAERRGILPYGRFRPQITHQPTGDTEDLGGERILTVITTSGLPIANQGVRLIYGYDRMEVREIAFELLNRVEQLWQARLPLPEQEADVHYYLVAVDVTGVEGFAPPGAPENTYSFHVGPDRVPPEFVEVDSLYDTPFPVGSARFGARIIDNIGVSDVRLLWLTRDGEQSGEVILTRQEDDSSHFAGRLTWNLPRDGTLLYRLLARDRAAARNLAGLPFRAMNVRREAVIDDFERLNHRWLLDGWERDSTAVREGRFGLSDRIGRQNEQQIAIAELDEGWALAGFGRARLRFWEQHRYDIGSFGRIEVSQGEDEWTVLQYFQQRTEWWEQREINLDRYAVDNAAPIRVRFVSAIRPGAGLFWVLDRIELSLGVIVAADADSVEAAAEPALSLHPNPTNGRLTVIWHLPSTGHFEVIDLAGRSVRRLEADSGTGQASLDLERLPSGVYLAALSYSGTRMIRKFALVK; encoded by the coding sequence ATGGTGAAGAATACCGTTCACATAGTCGTCTGGGTTGTCTTGGCGGTAAGCATCCTAACCGTCGAGGAAGCCAATTCGCGGGGTGCCAACCGTAGCGCCGTCATCCTGACGGCAGGTCGAAGCCAGCAAGATACTGGCGCTACGTTTTCGTCAATAGGTCGATGCCAGCAAGATGCCGGCGCTACGTTTTCGTCAGCAGGTCGAAGCCAGCAAGATGCTGGCGCTACGTTTTCGGCGGAAGGGGAAGATTATCTAGTCGGTATAGGACTTGGCGCGCTGCTCGAAAGCGGGGAATTGGTTGAAGTGGTGTTAACTCAGCCCCCCCTTGGGAAGCGGGTCGTCTATCAGCAGACCTATGGCGGTTACCCGGTGCTCGGTGGTGCGCTAATCGTGCGCTTCGACCGGGAGGGCCGGATCATAAGCCATTTCAATTCACTGGCAGCATGGAAAGAGCGACCAGCGGTTACGATTTCGCTGGACCGGGAGGCGGCCGTCGCAGAGGCACTTCGGATGACCGGCAACCGGCCCTTGCGCGATGACGCAAGCGCGGAGGTGGCAATCCTCCCTCGCGACGGGCGTCCGGTCGCGGTCTGGCAGGTTGAACTGCCGGTCGCGGCGCCGCCGGCTGACCTCGAGGTGCTGATCGACGCGCTAACCGGAGGGGTGCTTCAAGTCGAGGATCGTCTCGCACGGATCGACGGGCGGGGCTTGATCTTCGACCCCGATCCGAAGAGCGCGCTCGGAACCGATACTCTCCGCGACGAAGACGATGCCGCGGATGCAATTCCCGAGGCTGCTTACCGACAAGTTCTTCTCGAAAATCTGGCGCAGGACGATGACGGCCTCTACATCCTGCGCGGCCCCTATGTCGATGCGACGCTTTCGCCCGACCCCGCCCGCCTCGAATCGCCCGACTTCCTCTTCGACCGATCGGACCGCCGGTTCGAACAGGTGATGGGGTATTACCACCTCGACCGCTACGCACGCTATCTGATCGACGTTATCGAACTTGTGGACATCGTCCCCCAGCCACAACGAATAGCGGCGAACGGGGTCGAGGACGATATGAGTTTTTACAGTCCCTTCACCGGACTCATCACGACCGGCAGCGGCGGAGTCGATGACGGCGAAGACGCCGATGTTTGGATTCACGAATATACTCACGCCCTGATCGAAGCGATCCTCCCGCGCTGGCGCGGCGGGGATTCGGGGCTGATGGCTGAAGGCCTCTGCGACTACTTCGCCGGAGACCGGTCGCGAGCCGTCGTTCCCGACTTTCAGCCCGAATGGATCTATAATTGGGACGGGCACAACGAGTTTTGGGGGGGGCGGGTGCTCGATGCCGACTACACCTATCCCGAAGACGCCGGGCGCGAACGGCACGACGCCGGGCAGTTATGGTCGGCGTTTCTGACCGAGATCGCCCGATCGGTGGAGAACTCCGACCTGTGGAACAGCATCGTTATCGGCCACCTCGCTTCACTCGGCGACAGCGTGTCGGTCCCGGACGCGGCAATGGCGCTGCTGTCCAATGAATTGGCTTTGGCTGAGGGTCGTTACCGGCGCCAAATCCTGGAACCTGCCGAACGACGAGGCATCCTGCCCTATGGGAGGTTTCGCCCGCAGATTACCCATCAACCTACCGGCGATACCGAAGACCTGGGCGGTGAGCGCATCCTGACCGTGATCACAACCAGTGGGTTGCCCATTGCAAATCAAGGCGTCAGGTTGATCTATGGCTATGATCGAATGGAAGTCCGGGAGATTGCATTTGAGTTATTGAATAGAGTAGAGCAACTCTGGCAGGCGCGGCTCCCGCTACCGGAACAGGAAGCGGACGTTCACTACTACCTCGTCGCGGTCGACGTTACCGGTGTCGAGGGCTTTGCACCACCGGGGGCGCCGGAGAACACCTACTCCTTCCATGTCGGACCGGACCGGGTGCCTCCGGAGTTCGTCGAAGTCGATTCGCTCTACGATACCCCCTTCCCGGTCGGATCGGCGCGATTCGGAGCGCGAATAATCGACAACATCGGCGTGTCAGACGTGAGGTTACTCTGGCTGACCCGCGACGGCGAGCAGTCGGGCGAGGTGATACTTACGAGGCAGGAGGACGATTCGTCGCACTTCGCCGGTCGGTTGACGTGGAACCTGCCTCGCGATGGGACGCTGCTCTATCGGCTTCTCGCGCGCGACCGTGCTGCGGCGCGTAATCTTGCCGGACTGCCGTTCCGGGCGATGAATGTCCGCCGGGAAGCCGTTATCGACGACTTTGAGCGGCTCAATCATCGGTGGCTGCTTGACGGCTGGGAGCGCGATTCGACCGCCGTGCGGGAGGGGCGCTTCGGCCTCTCGGACCGGATCGGACGGCAGAACGAACAGCAGATTGCCATCGCGGAGTTGGACGAGGGGTGGGCGCTCGCCGGATTCGGCCGGGCGCGGCTAAGGTTTTGGGAGCAGCATCGCTACGACATCGGCTCGTTTGGCCGGATAGAAGTGTCCCAGGGCGAGGACGAGTGGACAGTCCTCCAATATTTTCAGCAGCGGACCGAGTGGTGGGAGCAGCGCGAAATCAATCTCGATCGATACGCCGTTGACAATGCAGCCCCGATCCGGGTGCGATTCGTTTCGGCTATAAGGCCAGGCGCCGGACTATTTTGGGTCCTCGACCGAATCGAACTCTCGCTCGGCGTGATCGTCGCGGCGGACGCCGACTCCGTCGAGGCGGCAGCAGAGCCAGCCCTCTCTCTCCATCCCAACCCGACGAATGGCCGGTTGACGGTCATTTGGCATCTGCCGTCCACCGGACACTTCGAAGTTATTGATTTGGCTGGCCGTTCAGTGCGCCGCCTGGAGGCCGACTCAGGGACGGGTCAGGCCTCGCTCGACCTTGAGAGACTGCCGTCGGGTGTTTATCTAGCGGCTCTTTCCTACTCCGGCACCCGCATGATCCGCAAGTTTGCGCTGGTGAAGTAG